The sequence GTGCCAGCAGCCCGGCGGACAGCGGCGGCGGCGCGCTCTCCACGAACATGGTCTTCAGACGGCGCTGCGCGTCGGCCTCGGCCTTGCACTTGGCACAGGTGGCCAGGTGGGCCAGGACCCGCTCGCGGGCGTCGTGCTTCAGCTCCCCGTCCACCAGAGCGGCCAGCCGGTCGCCCAGGTGCTGTTCGGCGGGAGAAGGACTGACTCCGCTCACTCGGTTCCGCCCTCTCCCCCGGCGCCCGGAACGCCCACGGCGACCCCCGCCAGGGCGCGCTGCTCGGCGCGGGCCTCGGGGGAACGGTGCTTGAGCGCCTTGCGCAGGTGAGAACGGCCCCGGTGGATACGGCTGCGCACGGTGCCGAGCTTCACGCCGAGCGTGGCGGCGATCTCCTCGTACGACAGGCCCTCGATGTCACACAGAACCACGGCGGCGCGGAACTCGGGCGCAAGGGTGTCCAGCGCCTGCTGCACGTCCGCGTCGAAGTGCGTGTCGTGCAGCACCTGCTGCGGGGACGGCTCACGGCTCGGCAGCCGCTCGGCGGCGTCGTCGGCGAGCGAGTCGAAACGGATCCGCTGCTTGCGCCGGACCATGTCCAGGAACAGGTTCGTGGTGATCCGGTGGAGCCAGCCCTCGAACGTGCCGGGCGTGTACGTGGACAGCGAGCGGAAGACGCGGACGAAGACTTCTTGGGTCAGGTCCTCGGCATCGTGCTGGTTACCCGTCAGACGGTAGGCAAGGCGGTACACCCGCGCACTGTGCGTGCTGACGATCTCCTCCCACGAGGGAGGGGTCCACGCCTGGGAGCCCGCATCGGCGGCAAAGGTCGCGGTGGTTGCGGTGTCTGCGGTGTGGAAGCGGTCAGCAATGTCGGTCACGGATTTCGGCTCACCCGCCGACCAGAAGAGGCGTCTCAGTACGCCCCTACGATCCACAGGCGCAGCCGCACCTCCCCTGTCGGCTCTGGTGGTGTCCAGTGGAGTCCCTACCATAGCCACCCCCTCCGTCAGCTCCGGATAAGCATTTTTGCAGTAACTTTGCACGGGATTTGGGCCCAGGACCGGCTCCGAGCCGTCGATCTGCCCGGCACCGTCCCTTCTTATCCCGCCTCCACCCCTCACAACGCCCGGTCCCATCTGCGGGTTCCCG comes from Streptomyces sp. NBC_01408 and encodes:
- the sigE gene encoding RNA polymerase sigma factor SigE, which codes for MVGTPLDTTRADRGGAAAPVDRRGVLRRLFWSAGEPKSVTDIADRFHTADTATTATFAADAGSQAWTPPSWEEIVSTHSARVYRLAYRLTGNQHDAEDLTQEVFVRVFRSLSTYTPGTFEGWLHRITTNLFLDMVRRKQRIRFDSLADDAAERLPSREPSPQQVLHDTHFDADVQQALDTLAPEFRAAVVLCDIEGLSYEEIAATLGVKLGTVRSRIHRGRSHLRKALKHRSPEARAEQRALAGVAVGVPGAGGEGGTE